From the Salinimicrobium tongyeongense genome, one window contains:
- a CDS encoding endonuclease domain-containing protein — translation MINDNNKISHAVSPPSEGCPQDGVEKKPPVLATIDSVPIYRKSATYLPAEKNLRNRARALRKMGNLPEIVFWQQVHKRKFYNIDFDRQRVIGHYIVDFYVKGLSLIVEIDGASHNEKKEYDNRRETYLQNLGLLVWKVSATEVMMDVERVMENLKKFIIENYS, via the coding sequence ATGATCAATGATAATAATAAAATATCTCATGCTGTGTCCCCTCCCTCGGAGGGGTGTCCGCAGGACGGGGTGGAAAAGAAACCTCCTGTTCTTGCTACTATTGACTCGGTTCCTATATACCGAAAATCTGCTACATATTTGCCTGCAGAAAAAAATCTGAGAAACAGAGCAAGGGCACTGCGAAAAATGGGAAATTTACCGGAAATCGTTTTTTGGCAGCAGGTGCACAAGAGAAAATTTTATAACATAGATTTTGATCGGCAGCGGGTGATTGGACATTATATTGTAGATTTTTATGTAAAAGGTTTAAGCCTGATTGTTGAAATTGATGGAGCCAGTCATAATGAAAAGAAAGAATATGATAATAGGCGGGAAACTTATCTTCAAAATCTGGGGTTACTGGTCTGGAAAGTGAGTGCTACTGAGGTAATGATGGATGTTGAACGGGTTATGGAGAATTTAAAGAAGTTCATAATTGAAAATTATTCATAA
- a CDS encoding peptidylprolyl isomerase, with the protein MKKITFLLLCSLLFAFTACNDDYPDLEDGMYAEFKTNQGDFIAELYFEATPMTVASFVSLAEGTSSMAEEQYQNKPFYDGLVFHRVIGDFMIQGGDPQGTGSGGPGYKFPNEIVDTLTHDSAGILSMANSGPNTNGSQFFITLKETPWLNGMHTVFGEVVKGMDVVNAIGNVETGANDRPLEDVVMQEVKIIRKGQAAKNFKAAEVLTQQLADFKAEAEEKERQMNEQRSANAQRYEELKTDAKALESGLQIAFLKEGEGPKPQQGDTVRVNYKGYLSSGDLFDTNIETVAEEAGMLNERRKQMGGYAPMPMLYSKDAPMIPGFKEGVQQMQVGDKAVLYIPSHLGYGENGAPPVIPPSADLIFEVELVDIQ; encoded by the coding sequence ATGAAGAAAATCACTTTTTTACTTTTATGCAGCCTGCTGTTTGCTTTTACTGCCTGTAATGACGATTATCCGGATCTTGAAGACGGAATGTATGCCGAATTCAAAACCAACCAGGGAGATTTTATCGCCGAACTTTACTTTGAAGCAACCCCAATGACCGTTGCCAGTTTTGTTTCCCTTGCCGAAGGCACAAGCAGCATGGCCGAAGAGCAGTACCAGAATAAGCCATTTTACGACGGACTCGTTTTTCACCGTGTAATTGGAGATTTCATGATTCAGGGGGGCGACCCGCAGGGTACCGGTAGCGGCGGCCCGGGCTATAAATTCCCGAATGAGATTGTAGATACACTTACCCATGATTCAGCCGGAATCCTTTCTATGGCCAACTCGGGCCCTAACACCAACGGAAGCCAGTTCTTTATCACCTTAAAAGAAACTCCGTGGTTAAACGGCATGCATACCGTATTTGGTGAAGTGGTAAAAGGCATGGACGTGGTAAACGCCATTGGAAATGTGGAAACAGGCGCAAATGACCGCCCTCTTGAAGATGTGGTGATGCAGGAAGTAAAGATTATCCGCAAAGGCCAGGCAGCCAAAAATTTTAAAGCTGCTGAAGTTCTCACTCAGCAGTTAGCCGATTTTAAAGCTGAAGCTGAAGAAAAGGAACGCCAGATGAACGAGCAGCGCTCTGCCAACGCACAGCGTTACGAGGAATTAAAAACCGATGCAAAAGCACTTGAAAGCGGACTCCAGATTGCATTTCTGAAAGAAGGTGAAGGCCCTAAACCACAGCAGGGAGACACCGTGAGGGTAAATTACAAAGGCTATTTAAGCTCTGGCGACCTTTTTGACACCAATATTGAAACAGTGGCCGAAGAAGCCGGAATGCTCAACGAAAGAAGAAAGCAAATGGGCGGTTATGCTCCTATGCCAATGCTTTACAGCAAAGACGCCCCAATGATCCCAGGATTTAAAGAAGGTGTACAGCAAATGCAGGTAGGCGATAAAGCCGTATTGTACATTCCTTCCCACCTTGGATATGGAGAAAACGGTGCACCACCAGTTATCCCGCCATCTGCCGATCTCATTTTTGAAGTAGAGCTGGTAGATATTCAGTAG
- the gldI gene encoding gliding motility-associated peptidyl-prolyl isomerase GldI, translated as MKMKYVLLMTGLLLFSCKSPEARRPVSQETGSYINEAVERNRKIVAEEEARIQQIIKSDTTREYLSSANGFWYYYNKKDTTRARTPEFGDVVEFDYNLKTLEGRDIYTDEEIVPRTYAIDQEELFSGLRQGLKLMKEGETVTFLFPSHKAFGYYGDKKRIGSDVPLISTVTLIDISEAPEANQENNN; from the coding sequence ATGAAAATGAAATATGTATTACTGATGACGGGCCTGCTCCTTTTTTCATGCAAATCACCCGAAGCCAGAAGGCCGGTCTCACAGGAAACCGGCTCTTATATCAATGAGGCCGTGGAGCGAAACAGAAAGATTGTTGCCGAAGAGGAAGCCAGGATTCAACAGATCATCAAATCCGATACTACCCGCGAATACCTTTCCTCTGCCAACGGGTTTTGGTACTATTACAATAAAAAAGACACCACCAGGGCAAGAACTCCCGAATTTGGTGATGTGGTGGAATTCGATTACAACCTCAAAACCCTCGAAGGCCGTGACATTTACACCGATGAAGAGATTGTACCCCGCACCTATGCCATAGACCAGGAAGAACTTTTTAGTGGCTTGAGGCAGGGGCTAAAACTTATGAAGGAAGGAGAAACAGTAACCTTCTTGTTCCCTTCCCATAAAGCCTTCGGATATTACGGAGATAAAAAAAGAATAGGATCTGACGTACCGTTGATTTCTACGGTTACGCTTATAGATATTTCAGAAGCACCTGAAGCTAATCAGGAAAATAACAACTAA